In Pedobacter sp. W3I1, one DNA window encodes the following:
- a CDS encoding response regulator, which translates to MKTTLKNNLRLGLGLSLIILFISSLASYVSINNLIKSTELVKKSDEVILNAESIISYLKDAETGQRGFLLTGNKVFLTPYYGASDSAALILKKVELDTRDNSVQQKNVAALKSILFKRLDIIKSTIEIKTLGGVIDPTVLFQGKVYMDEARAIVSKMVAEEKRLLEERTNELNKLTSYTPVLILIAALIAILITLFFYRRVSIDFDERVKLQQEIEDKKYEMEKRIAAIKEIAYQISNGNYGVKLDSQTQDDIGELSESLNTMSLSLKKSFDTLEENEWLQTGVANLNVKMVGEKDVFHLAEDIIEFLAIYTKSQIGAIYLFKDDGYLHLKGQYALQRQNLIQTMELGQGLIGQAVKSGKPILLDDVPQNELTITHATGNIKPAQVIVLPIIRNEISIGGLELGTIGKYSDLQLHFLNLVLSDVGTALLGAQNRQKLQQLLEETQAQSEELQVQHNELEGLNAELEAQAQKLQASEEELRVQQEELLQSNQELEERSSLLEEKNELIEERNIEIQQKAEALELSTRYKSEFLANMSHELRTPLNSILLLSRLMAENEAMDPEHQEYAAVIQSSGQGLLSLIDEILDLSKIEAGKMELDRTNIKVDEIILNMRSLFNPLAKEKNLNFIIEKSAEVPEFFHTDKMRLEQIIKNLLSNAIKFTTIGTVTLNINKNEKLGALVFKVTDTGVGIAPEKQGMVFEAFQQADGSTRRKFGGTGLGLSISRELAKLLGGYIDLKSTEGEGSIFTLTLPIDINKGFDGVVPSVDKPVIAAEAPFKKVSHLTVENIPQEIEDDRDNIQPDDKVILIVEDDTPFAKTLLDFTRKRNYKGLVAVRGDAGIEMAKTFKPLAILLDIQLPVKDGWQVMEELKSDPSTRPIPVHIMSSLQVKKESLLKGAVDFINKPFAFEHMQEIFSKLEHALSRHPKKVLIVEENEQHAKALSYFLSNFNIQTEIVNQVNKSVSALHKPEVNCVILDMGIPDKHAYETLEVVKKTPGLENLPIIIFTGKNLSKGEENRIKQYADSIVVKTAHSYQRILDEAGLFLHLVEEKSKEKTKTPKKFSELQDVLFGKTVLIADDDVRNIFSLTKMLEQHQMKVVAATDGKEALKLLNENPGIDVVLMDMMMPELDGYETTTAIRQDIKYRNLPILAVTAKAMMGDREKCIAAGASDYISKPVDMDQLISLLRVWLYENHHKS; encoded by the coding sequence ATGAAAACAACTCTTAAAAATAATTTACGTTTAGGCCTTGGCTTATCGCTAATTATTCTATTTATTAGTTCACTGGCCTCTTATGTAAGTATTAACAACCTTATTAAAAGTACCGAACTGGTAAAAAAAAGTGATGAGGTGATATTAAATGCGGAGAGTATTATATCCTATTTAAAAGACGCCGAAACTGGTCAGCGGGGTTTTTTATTAACGGGAAACAAGGTGTTTTTAACGCCTTACTACGGCGCCAGTGATTCGGCAGCTTTGATATTAAAGAAAGTTGAACTCGATACCAGGGATAATAGCGTACAGCAAAAAAATGTAGCCGCACTTAAAAGTATTCTTTTTAAAAGACTGGATATTATTAAATCGACCATAGAGATTAAAACTTTGGGCGGTGTTATTGATCCTACGGTTTTGTTTCAAGGCAAGGTTTATATGGATGAGGCCAGGGCTATTGTGAGTAAAATGGTAGCTGAAGAGAAAAGACTGCTTGAAGAAAGAACCAACGAATTAAATAAACTTACTTCTTATACCCCGGTACTGATTTTAATTGCAGCGCTTATTGCCATTCTCATCACTTTGTTTTTTTACCGGAGAGTATCAATTGATTTTGATGAACGTGTTAAACTTCAACAGGAAATTGAAGATAAAAAATACGAGATGGAGAAACGTATTGCTGCCATTAAAGAAATTGCCTATCAAATTTCTAATGGTAATTATGGCGTAAAACTCGATAGCCAAACCCAGGATGATATTGGCGAGCTTTCCGAATCGCTAAATACAATGTCATTATCCTTGAAAAAATCTTTCGATACTTTAGAAGAGAATGAATGGTTGCAAACTGGCGTAGCTAACCTAAACGTAAAAATGGTTGGCGAAAAAGACGTTTTCCATTTAGCAGAAGATATTATAGAGTTTTTGGCTATTTATACTAAGAGCCAGATCGGTGCCATTTATTTATTTAAAGATGATGGATACCTGCATTTGAAGGGGCAATATGCTTTACAGCGACAAAATCTAATCCAAACCATGGAACTTGGCCAGGGCTTAATTGGCCAGGCGGTTAAATCAGGTAAGCCTATATTGTTGGATGATGTTCCGCAGAACGAACTAACCATTACACATGCCACGGGTAATATTAAACCCGCGCAGGTAATTGTGCTACCAATTATTAGAAATGAAATTTCAATAGGCGGTTTAGAATTAGGCACTATTGGTAAATACAGCGATCTGCAATTGCACTTTTTAAACCTGGTTTTATCTGATGTGGGTACCGCCTTATTGGGTGCACAGAACAGGCAAAAGCTGCAGCAGTTGTTGGAAGAAACGCAGGCACAATCAGAAGAGTTGCAGGTTCAGCACAATGAGTTAGAAGGCTTAAATGCAGAGCTCGAAGCACAGGCACAGAAACTTCAGGCCAGCGAAGAAGAATTACGTGTACAGCAAGAAGAACTGTTGCAAAGTAACCAGGAGCTGGAAGAAAGAAGCAGCTTATTGGAAGAAAAAAATGAGCTCATAGAAGAACGCAATATAGAGATTCAGCAAAAGGCTGAAGCTTTAGAACTGAGTACAAGGTATAAGTCAGAATTTTTGGCCAATATGTCGCACGAGTTAAGAACACCACTCAACTCGATATTGTTATTGTCGAGATTAATGGCCGAAAATGAAGCTATGGATCCTGAGCATCAGGAATATGCAGCGGTTATTCAAAGCTCAGGCCAGGGCCTTTTAAGTTTAATCGACGAAATTTTAGACCTTTCTAAAATCGAAGCTGGCAAAATGGAGCTCGATAGAACAAATATTAAGGTTGACGAGATCATTCTTAACATGCGTTCGCTGTTTAACCCCTTAGCTAAAGAGAAGAACCTAAACTTTATTATCGAAAAATCGGCAGAAGTTCCTGAGTTTTTTCATACCGATAAAATGCGCCTGGAGCAGATTATTAAAAACCTGCTATCAAACGCCATTAAATTTACTACCATAGGTACTGTAACCCTAAATATCAATAAAAACGAAAAGTTAGGGGCATTGGTATTTAAAGTTACCGATACGGGCGTAGGTATTGCACCCGAAAAGCAAGGCATGGTATTCGAGGCTTTTCAACAGGCAGATGGCTCTACACGCCGCAAATTTGGCGGCACCGGCCTGGGGCTTTCCATTAGTAGAGAATTGGCCAAACTATTGGGCGGGTATATTGATTTAAAAAGTACAGAGGGCGAAGGGAGTATTTTTACACTCACCTTACCTATTGATATAAATAAAGGCTTTGATGGTGTTGTGCCAAGTGTAGACAAACCGGTAATCGCCGCAGAGGCTCCATTTAAAAAAGTGAGCCATTTAACAGTCGAAAATATTCCGCAAGAGATTGAAGATGATCGCGATAATATTCAGCCTGATGATAAAGTGATTTTAATTGTTGAGGATGATACTCCTTTTGCTAAAACACTGTTAGATTTTACCCGGAAAAGAAATTATAAAGGTTTGGTTGCCGTTCGTGGTGATGCGGGTATTGAAATGGCGAAAACGTTTAAACCACTTGCCATTTTACTCGATATCCAATTGCCCGTTAAAGATGGCTGGCAGGTAATGGAAGAGCTGAAATCAGATCCTTCAACACGCCCAATTCCAGTGCACATCATGTCTTCTTTACAGGTTAAGAAAGAAAGTTTGTTAAAAGGTGCGGTAGATTTCATAAATAAGCCTTTTGCTTTTGAGCACATGCAAGAGATATTTTCAAAACTAGAACATGCCTTAAGCCGCCACCCTAAAAAGGTACTTATTGTAGAAGAAAATGAACAACATGCCAAGGCCTTAAGTTATTTTTTAAGCAATTTTAATATTCAGACAGAAATTGTTAACCAGGTAAACAAAAGTGTTTCTGCCCTGCACAAGCCGGAGGTTAATTGCGTGATTTTGGATATGGGTATTCCTGACAAGCATGCTTACGAAACGCTGGAGGTGGTAAAGAAAACGCCGGGTTTAGAGAATTTACCAATCATCATTTTCACAGGTAAAAACCTTTCAAAAGGAGAAGAAAACCGGATCAAACAATACGCTGATTCCATCGTTGTAAAAACGGCACATTCTTATCAACGTATTTTGGATGAAGCAGGCCTGTTTCTTCACCTGGTAGAAGAAAAAAGCAAGGAAAAAACTAAAACACCTAAAAAGTTTTCCGAATTGCAGGATGTACTGTTTGGTAAAACCGTGCTGATAGCAGATGATGATGTGCGTAACATCTTCTCCTTAACCAAAATGTTGGAACAGCACCAGATGAAAGTTGTAGCAGCCACCGATGGTAAAGAAGCCCTTAAACTATTAAATGAAAACCCTGGAATTGATGTCGTTTTAATGGATATGATGATGCCAGAATTAGACGGTTACGAAACTACAACAGCCATCAGGCAGGATATTAAATACCGGAATCTGCCCATTTTGGCTGTTACTGCAAAAGCAATGATGGGCGATCGCGAAAAGTGTATTGCTGCAGGTGCATCTGATTATATTAGCAAACCAGTAGATATGGATCAGCTGATATCGTTATTAAGGGTATGGTTGTACGAAAATCACCATAAATCATAA
- a CDS encoding HAMP domain-containing sensor histidine kinase: MNPYQKKRRWKFFLLIFAILIGIASVFYTDSFVKKMEREEAAQFHLWVKIQERAMFLYDNDDYFVIVETVRKNTKTPVIMVDSAGTITSFFGLDSTKTNYPVADTKLTYDSLYFVRQLRQMKAQHPPDEMNFLGKKFKAYYRDSFILTQLRYFPYIQMGVIFLFLLTAYAAFSSARKDEQDHVWVGLAKETAHQLGTPISSLMAWTELMKSKFDAEDDPLIAEMENDIKRLEIITDRFSKIGSKPILEDHTVYIVVSDFIRYFKVRTSDKVKFSITGDEQVRAMLNVPLFDWVIENLLKNAANAIENEGSISINIIENLAKEQVFIDVSDTGKGIPRSKFDAVFQPGYTTRKRGWGLGLSLTKRIVENYHSGEIFVKDSELGKGTTFRIILKSSLRYEPTTA, from the coding sequence ATGAACCCCTATCAAAAGAAACGCCGCTGGAAGTTTTTCCTTCTCATTTTTGCCATCTTAATTGGCATTGCCTCAGTATTTTACACCGATTCTTTTGTAAAAAAAATGGAACGTGAAGAGGCCGCCCAGTTTCATCTTTGGGTTAAAATTCAGGAACGGGCTATGTTTTTATACGATAATGATGATTACTTCGTAATTGTAGAAACAGTAAGAAAAAACACGAAAACTCCTGTAATCATGGTCGATTCTGCAGGAACGATTACCTCTTTTTTTGGTTTAGACAGCACCAAAACCAATTACCCCGTTGCAGATACTAAACTCACTTACGATAGCTTATATTTTGTACGGCAGTTAAGACAGATGAAGGCGCAGCATCCACCTGATGAAATGAATTTTTTGGGCAAGAAGTTTAAGGCTTACTATCGCGATTCATTTATTCTAACACAGCTGAGGTATTTCCCATACATCCAAATGGGGGTTATCTTTCTTTTCCTTTTAACTGCATATGCTGCGTTTAGTTCTGCGCGGAAAGATGAACAAGACCATGTTTGGGTAGGTTTAGCCAAAGAAACTGCCCACCAGTTGGGTACACCAATATCATCGCTTATGGCCTGGACAGAGTTGATGAAATCGAAATTTGATGCAGAAGATGATCCGTTGATTGCCGAAATGGAGAACGATATTAAACGATTGGAAATTATTACCGACCGTTTCTCGAAAATCGGTTCTAAACCTATACTTGAAGACCATACGGTTTATATCGTAGTGAGCGATTTTATCCGGTATTTTAAAGTGCGTACTTCAGATAAGGTTAAATTCAGCATTACTGGCGATGAGCAGGTAAGAGCGATGTTAAACGTTCCATTGTTTGATTGGGTGATTGAAAACCTTTTAAAAAATGCAGCAAATGCCATCGAAAACGAAGGCTCAATTTCCATCAATATTATAGAAAATTTAGCTAAAGAGCAGGTATTTATTGATGTGAGCGATACCGGAAAGGGTATTCCAAGGTCTAAGTTCGATGCGGTTTTTCAACCTGGATATACCACGCGTAAACGTGGCTGGGGCTTGGGTTTATCGCTTACCAAACGGATTGTAGAAAATTACCACAGCGGAGAAATTTTTGTAAAAGACTCTGAACTGGGTAAAGGCACAACTTTTAGAATAATATTAAAAAGCAGTTTAAGATATGAACCGACCACAGCCTAA
- a CDS encoding sensor histidine kinase KdpD — MDYITKPVDINVLLLKIKTFYRIYEQNRKLNEVQEKLLEEIEFRKQAEHKKDEFISIASHELKTPLTSVKGYIQLLQRSLNRDDKTMALNHLEKASIQLEKLNELIVDLLDISKIESGKMKFNMKRFCADDMVNNAIEMLQHSNPDFKITRLGKTDEMIFGDEMRLEQVVINFITNAIKYAPGTNQVNVTTHIKDEKLYLAVKDFGIGISKEQQHKIFDKFYRVEENSNRFNGLGIGLYICSEIINRHGGTIGVNSVPDEGSEFYFIIPTTEEEILKNQI; from the coding sequence TTGGATTACATTACCAAGCCCGTTGATATTAATGTGCTGCTCCTTAAAATAAAAACATTTTATCGCATTTACGAGCAGAATAGAAAGCTTAATGAGGTGCAGGAAAAATTGCTTGAAGAAATCGAATTCCGAAAGCAGGCCGAGCATAAAAAAGATGAATTTATCAGCATTGCCAGCCATGAGCTTAAAACGCCTTTAACAAGTGTAAAAGGGTATATTCAGCTGTTGCAGCGCAGCCTTAACAGAGATGATAAAACCATGGCCCTGAACCATCTCGAAAAAGCCAGCATCCAGCTCGAAAAACTGAACGAATTAATTGTCGATCTGCTCGATATTTCTAAAATTGAAAGCGGTAAGATGAAGTTTAACATGAAACGCTTTTGCGCTGATGATATGGTGAATAATGCGATTGAGATGTTGCAACATTCAAATCCTGATTTTAAAATCACCAGGCTTGGCAAAACAGATGAAATGATTTTTGGTGATGAAATGCGGTTGGAGCAGGTTGTAATCAATTTCATTACCAATGCCATTAAATATGCTCCAGGCACCAATCAGGTTAATGTAACCACACATATTAAAGATGAAAAGCTTTATCTGGCCGTTAAAGATTTTGGTATTGGTATTTCAAAAGAACAGCAGCATAAAATTTTTGATAAATTTTATCGGGTAGAAGAAAACAGTAACCGGTTTAATGGCCTGGGAATTGGCTTATATATCTGTTCAGAAATCATCAACCGCCACGGGGGTACGATTGGTGTAAACAGTGTCCCAGACGAGGGTTCTGAATTTTATTTCATTATCCCCACCACAGAAGAAGAAATCCTTAAAAATCAAATCTAA
- a CDS encoding chemotaxis protein CheB encodes MAETVDSISCGALIIGGSAGSLDVLLEIFPALRNDISFPIVLVVHRKASNESLLTDLLKSRTTLAVSEAEEKEFLNPGKVFIAPADYHMLIEEDQSISLDYSEKVNYSRPSIDVTFQSAAEVFKEKLVCILLSGSNADGVEGLKSVNNFGGRVVIQNPSTAIMPFMPQQAVLNVEPHLILDSHDMADYINKLND; translated from the coding sequence ATGGCGGAAACTGTAGATTCTATATCTTGTGGTGCATTAATTATTGGCGGTTCGGCCGGTAGTTTAGATGTATTGCTCGAAATTTTTCCTGCCCTAAGAAACGATATCAGTTTCCCTATTGTATTAGTGGTTCACCGTAAGGCAAGTAACGAATCTCTTTTAACCGATTTATTAAAATCGCGGACGACATTGGCAGTTAGCGAAGCAGAAGAAAAGGAATTTTTAAACCCTGGCAAGGTTTTTATTGCACCTGCTGATTATCATATGCTGATAGAGGAGGACCAAAGTATATCTTTAGATTATTCTGAAAAAGTAAATTATTCCCGACCATCAATTGATGTTACCTTTCAATCAGCAGCTGAGGTTTTTAAAGAAAAATTAGTCTGTATTTTACTTTCAGGGTCTAATGCTGATGGCGTAGAAGGATTAAAAAGTGTAAACAATTTTGGAGGTAGGGTAGTTATACAGAATCCATCTACGGCAATAATGCCCTTTATGCCACAGCAGGCGGTTCTGAATGTTGAGCCGCATTTAATATTAGATAGCCACGATATGGCTGATTATATAAATAAGTTAAATGATTAA
- a CDS encoding PleD family two-component system response regulator, whose translation MILIVDDRPENLISLQKVLQAHNFEVDTASSGEEALKKVLKNNYVLIILDVQMPDMDGFEVAEAISGFSKGKRYGYYISFCCKYRVKIYYQRIPERRIGLHYQAR comes from the coding sequence ATGATCCTTATAGTTGATGACAGGCCCGAAAACCTGATCTCGTTACAGAAAGTACTCCAGGCACATAATTTTGAGGTTGATACCGCATCATCTGGCGAAGAAGCGCTGAAAAAAGTTTTAAAAAATAACTACGTCCTGATTATTCTAGATGTACAAATGCCAGATATGGATGGCTTTGAGGTAGCTGAAGCTATTTCGGGTTTTAGTAAGGGCAAAAGATACGGCTATTATATTTCTTTCTGCTGTAAATACAGAGTTAAAATTTATTACCAAAGGATACCTGAGCGGCGGATTGGATTACATTACCAAGCCCGTTGA
- a CDS encoding protein-glutamate O-methyltransferase CheR, with amino-acid sequence MISDVIDNEQVEILLNDVLETHGYDFLEYSHASIKRRIIRLYALDNFVSFAEFRYTVKTDKQYFKRFLEEITVNVTEMFRDPSFYKSLRNDVLPVLGTYPFIRIWVAGCSTGEEAYSLAIVLKELNLLNKSLIYATDINPSVLDKAKKGMFPLNYLKQYSENYLQSGGLKDFSTYYTANYSLAKFDESLNSKMIFSTHNLVSDHSFNEFQLILCRNVLIYFDKDLQHKVFNLFDGSIEKLGYLALGSKESLEFWPKAKEYKRVKMEKIWRKL; translated from the coding sequence GTGATAAGTGATGTGATAGATAATGAACAGGTAGAAATCCTGTTGAATGATGTTTTAGAAACTCACGGTTATGATTTTCTGGAATACTCTCATGCATCGATAAAAAGAAGAATTATACGCCTTTATGCATTGGATAATTTTGTGAGTTTTGCAGAATTTCGTTACACAGTTAAAACAGATAAGCAATATTTTAAGCGTTTTTTAGAGGAGATTACGGTTAATGTTACCGAAATGTTTCGTGATCCTTCCTTTTATAAATCTTTGCGAAATGATGTACTTCCCGTGCTGGGTACTTATCCGTTTATCCGCATTTGGGTGGCGGGCTGTTCTACCGGAGAAGAGGCTTATTCGCTTGCCATTGTTTTAAAAGAGCTTAATTTACTCAATAAATCGCTTATTTATGCTACAGATATTAATCCATCGGTTTTAGATAAAGCAAAAAAAGGCATGTTCCCTTTAAACTATTTAAAGCAGTATTCTGAAAATTATCTGCAGTCTGGTGGGTTAAAAGATTTCTCTACTTATTACACTGCGAACTACTCTTTGGCAAAATTTGATGAAAGCTTAAATAGTAAAATGATTTTTTCTACACATAACCTGGTTTCCGATCATTCTTTTAATGAATTTCAGTTGATTTTATGTAGAAATGTATTAATTTATTTCGATAAAGATTTGCAGCATAAAGTATTTAACCTATTTGATGGTAGCATCGAGAAATTGGGGTATCTTGCTTTGGGAAGTAAAGAAAGCCTGGAGTTCTGGCCAAAAGCCAAAGAATACAAAAGGGTTAAAATGGAGAAAATATGGCGGAAACTGTAG
- a CDS encoding neutral zinc metallopeptidase, whose translation MQWFGKGSNNVEDGRSGGGGKTILGGGVGIIIVVLGLIFGKDLTGLVSQIPATAGTEEVKQGVPANDPQAQFVSGVLESTEQVWDKEFQAMGKQYEYPKLRLFREAVQTACGNAGANVGPFYCPGDHKVYIDLSFYDDLKNRFGAAGDFAQAYVIAHEVGHHVQNLLGISEKLDQARGQVSEKEYNRLSVKLELQADFFAGLWAHNAQNLKDFKLEEGDIEEALTAANAIGDDKLQKQATGDVQPDSFTHGTSAQRMYWFKKGFETGDIKQGDTFNSNNL comes from the coding sequence ATGCAATGGTTTGGTAAAGGCAGTAATAATGTAGAAGACGGTAGAAGTGGTGGTGGCGGAAAAACCATTCTGGGTGGTGGCGTTGGTATAATAATCGTTGTGCTCGGCTTAATTTTTGGTAAAGATTTAACAGGTTTGGTGAGTCAGATTCCAGCTACTGCAGGGACGGAGGAAGTAAAGCAGGGCGTACCAGCTAATGATCCACAGGCACAGTTTGTATCGGGTGTTCTCGAATCGACCGAGCAGGTTTGGGATAAGGAATTTCAGGCCATGGGCAAACAGTATGAGTATCCTAAACTCAGACTATTTAGGGAAGCTGTGCAAACCGCTTGTGGGAATGCAGGTGCGAACGTGGGGCCGTTTTACTGCCCTGGCGACCATAAAGTATACATCGATTTATCATTTTACGACGACTTAAAAAACCGTTTCGGTGCTGCGGGTGATTTTGCCCAGGCTTATGTAATTGCACATGAGGTTGGCCATCACGTTCAAAATTTATTGGGAATTTCGGAAAAGCTAGATCAGGCGCGTGGCCAGGTTAGCGAAAAAGAATATAACCGTTTGTCAGTAAAATTAGAGCTCCAAGCCGATTTTTTTGCCGGACTTTGGGCGCACAATGCACAAAATCTTAAAGATTTTAAATTGGAAGAAGGTGATATAGAAGAAGCATTAACTGCTGCCAATGCCATAGGCGATGATAAATTGCAAAAACAGGCTACAGGCGATGTTCAACCCGACTCTTTTACCCACGGCACCTCTGCGCAGCGCATGTACTGGTTTAAAAAAGGCTTCGAAACCGGAGATATTAAACAAGGCGATACCTTTAATTCAAACAATTTATAA
- the gltX gene encoding glutamate--tRNA ligase, translated as MDKKVRVRFAPSPTGGLHLGGVRTALFNYLFAKKNNGTFVLRVEDTDQNRFVEGAEQYIVNCLDWCGITPDESPDKPGAYGPYRQSERKPGYRKFAEQLISDGYAYYAFDTPEDLDAKRKEIPNFQYGQATRMQMRNSLTLTISEVEELLAAKTPHVIRIKVPADEIVHFNDLIRGDVSFETSLVDDKVLLKADGMPTYHLAVVVDDRAMEISHAFRGEEWLPSAPVHILLWKYLGWEAEMPAWAHLPLILKPDGHGKLSKRDGDRLGFPVYAMNWIDPKTGDITKGFKEMGFMPEAFINMLALLGWNDGTDQELFSLKELEEKFSIERISKAGAKFDFEKAKWYNHEWIKQSSVGSLHLAVKAELEKAGIEVKDEAFLNTIIELIKDRCTLLPDFVAQSSYFFVSPTAYDVNSVKPKWTAEKADFFKTFADGLILSDAVSAEAAFKALAEEKGFKPGELMLPFRIMLVGGKFGPGVFDIAVLLGIAETKARIAKAIAVFNS; from the coding sequence ATGGATAAGAAAGTTAGAGTAAGATTTGCCCCAAGCCCAACCGGAGGTTTGCATTTAGGTGGTGTGCGCACTGCCCTGTTCAATTATTTATTTGCGAAAAAAAATAATGGAACTTTTGTACTTCGTGTAGAAGATACCGATCAAAACCGCTTTGTAGAAGGCGCAGAACAATATATTGTGAACTGTTTAGATTGGTGCGGCATTACACCAGATGAAAGTCCTGATAAGCCAGGTGCTTATGGCCCGTATCGCCAAAGCGAACGCAAACCAGGTTACCGTAAATTTGCCGAACAGTTAATTAGCGATGGTTATGCTTATTACGCTTTCGATACCCCGGAAGATTTAGATGCTAAACGTAAAGAAATCCCAAATTTCCAATATGGGCAGGCCACACGTATGCAAATGCGCAATTCTTTAACCCTTACCATTAGCGAGGTAGAAGAGTTATTGGCTGCCAAAACACCACATGTTATCCGTATTAAAGTACCAGCCGATGAAATTGTACATTTTAACGACTTAATCCGTGGTGACGTAAGTTTCGAAACCTCGTTGGTTGATGATAAAGTATTGTTAAAAGCAGATGGAATGCCAACCTACCATTTAGCCGTTGTGGTTGATGATAGGGCGATGGAAATTAGTCATGCTTTTAGGGGAGAAGAATGGTTACCTTCGGCACCTGTTCATATTTTACTTTGGAAATATTTAGGTTGGGAAGCGGAGATGCCTGCATGGGCGCATTTACCTTTAATCTTAAAGCCAGATGGACATGGGAAATTAAGTAAACGTGATGGCGACCGATTAGGTTTCCCGGTTTATGCCATGAACTGGATCGACCCTAAAACAGGCGATATAACCAAGGGATTTAAAGAGATGGGCTTTATGCCCGAAGCTTTTATCAATATGCTGGCACTTTTAGGCTGGAATGATGGTACCGACCAGGAGTTATTCTCGTTAAAAGAACTGGAAGAAAAATTCTCGATAGAAAGAATTAGTAAGGCAGGGGCGAAATTCGATTTTGAAAAGGCCAAGTGGTATAACCACGAGTGGATTAAACAGTCTTCAGTTGGCAGTTTACATTTGGCAGTTAAAGCCGAGTTGGAAAAAGCAGGAATTGAAGTAAAAGACGAAGCTTTTTTAAACACCATAATCGAATTAATTAAAGATCGCTGTACACTATTGCCCGATTTTGTGGCACAGAGCAGTTACTTTTTTGTTTCACCAACAGCATATGACGTAAACTCGGTAAAGCCAAAATGGACAGCTGAAAAAGCTGATTTTTTTAAAACTTTTGCCGATGGTTTAATATTAAGCGATGCCGTTTCTGCTGAAGCAGCATTTAAAGCTCTGGCCGAAGAAAAAGGCTTTAAACCAGGCGAATTGATGTTGCCTTTCCGCATTATGCTAGTTGGCGGTAAATTTGGACCAGGTGTTTTTGATATTGCTGTATTATTGGGCATAGCAGAAACTAAAGCAAGGATTGCAAAGGCAATTGCTGTTTTTAATAGCTAG
- a CDS encoding two-component system response regulator, with translation MPQKLILIIDDDNRNIFALKAVLKAKGFDCLSAISAKDGFSILEKHDNVAIVLMDMMMPDMDGYQAIAVMKKSAKMQNIPVLAVTAQAMVGDKERCLSAGASGYISKPINVDELLTQIENFTE, from the coding sequence ATGCCTCAAAAATTAATTCTCATCATTGATGATGATAACAGAAACATTTTTGCTTTAAAAGCTGTTTTAAAGGCCAAAGGTTTTGATTGTTTATCTGCTATAAGTGCCAAAGACGGTTTTTCTATTCTGGAAAAGCACGATAATGTTGCCATTGTTTTAATGGATATGATGATGCCAGACATGGACGGTTATCAAGCTATTGCAGTAATGAAGAAATCGGCTAAAATGCAGAATATACCTGTGTTAGCGGTAACCGCTCAGGCTATGGTTGGCGATAAGGAGCGTTGCTTAAGCGCAGGAGCATCAGGTTATATTTCAAAACCGATAAATGTAGATGAGTTATTAACGCAAATAGAAAACTTTACAGAATAG
- a CDS encoding response regulator has translation MIVTKKIFVFDDNRDILDLCTFILEDAGYEIKTSENANNIEEQVAAYMPDLIFMDNWLPDLGGIQATKALKNHPDLKHIPVIYFSANNDISSLADEAGADSYLSKPFDIAALEEIVKKHLS, from the coding sequence ATGATAGTTACAAAAAAAATATTTGTTTTTGATGATAATAGGGATATCCTTGATCTCTGTACATTTATTTTGGAAGATGCCGGGTATGAGATAAAAACATCTGAAAATGCCAATAACATAGAAGAACAGGTTGCAGCATATATGCCTGATTTAATATTTATGGATAATTGGTTACCCGATTTGGGAGGGATACAAGCTACTAAAGCTTTAAAAAACCATCCTGATTTAAAACATATTCCGGTAATTTATTTTTCGGCCAATAATGATATATCTTCATTAGCTGATGAAGCTGGTGCCGATAGTTACTTATCGAAACCATTTGATATCGCGGCACTCGAAGAGATTGTGAAAAAACATTTGAGTTAG